TTCTGTATTTGACAAATTGGAATCTACAGCCAGAACATTGGCATTCAGAAGAAAAATAGTAAACATTATAAAGGACATCATACCTAACAAAACCTCAATAACACAATAATAActaagtggggaaaaaatgccatggggtcttaaactaagaaatattgaaaacacaaaaatgacaagTCTTTTCAGTCTTGccagcctttttaaaaaaaaaattttttttaacatatttgatCCAGTAAGTAAATGTCAGTCTATACACCACAAATAAAACTATCAACATACACAAATTTACTGTATACACAAGGGAAAGATAAGTTTATATTGTCAATAATATGTATTCGTATTATcaataacacatttaaaaaaatatatatttgtaagtATACCTGATCACTGGTCTAACAAATAGTGACAGATGAAGGAAACTTGATCAGTGGTCTACTAACAGAATAGAGCGATAGATGGACAGTCAGACAGTAATACAAGGGAAAATATTTTGATAACGAGACCTCTGACCTGAGtacatatttttgtctttttcataaaaataaaaataccaaaacacaATTCCACGTTcggttatttacaaaaaaaataacaagcaCAATCACACTCTTATTAAACAGAagattgtaaacattttttaaaaatttaaagttaacatacggtaaatgtttgttaatgtaccaaatattctaCATTTTGTTGAAAAATGAGACTTgtgttcaatgaaaaaaaagtttatctacccaattattattatttttttttaaaagtacattttaaaatgacattaccTGCTGTAATGATTTTAAAAACGCAGTTTGTTTTGGATTGTCATATACTGTATTTCCTATTTATAGCATTACGAATGTGATATTGTGATAGAGTGGTTCCTTTGCTGAAGTCCAAAAATTCAAGTTGTCCGAAACACACTTAAGAAAGACGACACGGCTCTCGAAAAAGCCGAGTAGCacgaaataataaaaataatcagctAACCTTGTTGGTTTCTTTTTAAGTCTGGACGAAGATGCTTGAATTTGGAAGATTGTCTCTGATGTCGCGTCCAAGGCGAAAAGTGGAAGTTGCACAAGGCGGACGTCCAAACATCACCGTTGGTTGGCGGTCAGGCGGCATGTCGACCTACTAAAAGCTCACGTGGAACACATTTGACGgatgggtttttattttatcaattcatttttatttcctccatcAAACACGACATTTAAATTGGAAAGTatcaatacacacacacacacacacaataataataattgtatgaTTCATTATTTGAACAATTCAGTTGTTAGCTATTCAATGTTCTATATATATAGTTCAGCATTCAACTTGAAATGCACGCAAGACTAGAACTGCTCATTTAAAGGTTTTCATGAACAGCCTCAGGAAGTTCCAACTTCTCACATTGCCTGAGCTTGAACGTCAAATGTTGAGCGATCTCGTTCGGGTCCGTGTAAAGCGAAGTAGGGACGTTCTGAAACAcggcaaacaacaacaaatgtgtgACAACAGACCATTCattgttttcaacttttttctGAAACATGTTCTACATTGGAAAGATTTGTTTCCAGCCTTATTCAAATAAAGTTTTTCAAAAGGAGTTGAATGTTGACGCGGCTCGTGATTTTCGAGTGACGCACAAATCTTACCTTCAATTCTGCTATGTTACTTTCCCTTGTGCAGAACTCTCTTAACATGTACTTCTGTCCAGCCtacatgcagaaaaaaaaaaatacaaattgtctacgggcttttttaataataataacaataataattatactCAAGCATTATTGAATGGACTAGCCTgcacttctaaaaaaaaaaaaaaaaaaaaaattaaaggactgagcagtagggatgtaacgatatccaaacatcgcgatacgataattatcacgatatggttgggaggttggcgatatataaaaaaggtcacgatattggggaaaaaaaaaaaaaaaaaaaaaaaacactcacaacattgtgcttttgtacataacagcaatgaaaaatattataaaaatataaatatgatatataaaaatattgaggaacttacttgctaatgcacgcacacgttgagttcctccacatactgaCTCGCTTTACAAGCATACTACGATgatcatctgacgattagcatagatttgaaacattggagggccaaaacatccctaatgaaaattaaattgcaccaaaaaagtagccaccagagggtgctacaactgcacgaatggaaatcaacctgactttttttttctttttttacaggtGTGTTACATTCATATATCGTGAACATGAGCCTTATGTCCTGTCAGCTTACCTCGTGATACAGTCGCGTGTCATTTATTCTTATCAGCACGCCATCCACTCGGAGGAAAAAACGCAGCAATGTGAAGAAACTTGTGGGCATCACCCTCTGCACatgatacacgcacacacacaattgtGGAGACAAGGAACAAAACGGCCATTAagtgtatggaaaaaaaaaaaaaaaaaaaaaacagatcccaAGAGCACGTAATATTTTCCACCTATGAAAACGTTTGGTGTGGGCATGTGGGAAGTGTTATCTAGACGGTACTCACAATTTTCACACTTATCATGGAGACCCCGTGGTCATGCAGCTCATCCTCAAACAAAAGGACCTCGTCAAAGAACACAATCTGCTCACGGGCCCTCAACTTCTCCAAGTTGATTCGTTCCGTCGTCTCCGTCACCTTGAAATcagttgagagagaaaaaaaaaaaaaaaaaaaggacacaggTACGAATTGCAAGTCAGAACATTCATAGAGATTCCTGTCAAAAAGGGATTCAAGAGTGAGTCATTTGTGACCAGGGTTCGAAATGAACAGCCAGCAAATGAGCAAGCATTAGCCGACAAACAGCGTTCAGTGTCATAATCGGGTcagttaaaaaatgaaatttctaTTGCCATATAACAACTAACAGTGTGTCAAGTTTGGCAACTCATATGCAAATAACCTGCTAATATTATTAGCATATTGCATCATTTCTATACCAAGAAATTAGGggtgggcaataaatcaaattaattcgattaatcttcattttaaacatcgaatcgttgaaaatttgctaaatcgtgaaattgaattttgtcttctggattattaaaagatgTGCTTatgctttattattatgattttctTGTAAGTTGTAATTTtccacaagtggcagaatgctggttGAGCGGTTTACAACagagatagatttttttttttttttttttcccaggaccGATACCGACATCGATTATAAGTAGTCAAGgacaccgataaccgatatttggagacaattattgattttcactatgagggaaaatattggaaaaaaatatgaaaaacttCAGctcttttaaataattattttgtatttttaagcatatgtttattgaacaacttttaggTTTCAAACTCCCAAATCAAACAAACCAAATCAAACCGATAAaaacaatgaatttgcctgctgcATGAATGGAACGGAATCTCTTTACCTCTTTGATctttgtcagtttttatttatttggggagGTCGGGCAGGAAGAAGGACCGTGTCGTCACTAAAATTACGGCACTGTATATCCCTTGGCATGTAACCCATGCAATCACTTTTTGACAGGAGTGCTTTTCTAAATTCTAAGGAGCTTCCTTATGTTCCGGTCCATATTAGACATGAACCCACCTTCATCTGCATTTCTTCTCCTATTAGGGTGCCTCGGTAATCTGTGGTGAACGTCCAGTCATATGGTCTCACCACCTCTTGAGAGTGTTCAGAAACAACTCTAGAAGAAAATCAAATGTCTTCATTTTGTTCCTTAAGAGTTGCATGTCCCGTTTTTGTTCATCTACATGAAGTTTTGGTTTACATTTGAAGAACCCAATTCACACCGATTAATTGGGACAATTTTAGAGTCCAATGCAGTGATTGAACTTACCTGCTCTCCTGCCATTGTTGAGCACAAGCCACCTGGAGCGTGTCATCGGAGTTGTTGATCCTTTTCAGGGCGTCGATGGCATTGAATTCAATTCCAAAACCGTCGTTGTGTTGGATGCGCAGAACGTTGTCCCCAAATAGCATTTCGGGGAGGGCGCGCAAATTCAACTCTTCTGTTAATCTACAAAGGCaaagggggtgaaaaaaaaaaaaaagaggtaggattatgaatatattttatttaaaaaataaaataaaaaatgaaagaaacatTGCAGTGAAGTAACATTCATCGCAGGGTCTACATTTCAGACTCAGCCACTAGGGGTGTAAATCGTTCAGAAGAAAGGCatataaattaaaacattttattttatttttttaaacttaatttttatttccttttgcaTGCCAGTACATTTTCATCCTACAGCTGCATTTATGCGTCAAGGGTTCTGAAGGAAAGCACAAATTGGTTTGTGCGAGTgtccttaaaaataaattaaattgacGTTACAGCTCACCTTTCGATGTCTTTAGATTTCATGATATGGTTCTTGGCAGTTGTCACTCTCCAAGGGCCAAAGGTGAAGTCCTTTTTGCTGCTCTTAAAACCATGTGAAATCATCATAAATCGAAGGAAAGCATccgctgcaagaaaaaaaaaaaaaagacatttaatgcCTTAAGAGACACTTACATGAAACTACAGTCGAAAAAGGTTACTGATTAAATAATGGAGTTAATTTGTTTATAAATCTTATAACCTATAAAGGCACTTCAGAAATGCTCATGCAATCCCTACATTAAATGAGAGTAGCCTTTGTAACATTCTAACCCATCTGACAAAATGTGATGCACGGAATTGTTTTTGTCTGAAAGAAAACAATGGCTGTGTCCAAAAATGTACACGCTACACCCTACATAGTGCCACGCCATTTTGTAGGGGTGTACGAATGTtcataagaaaagaaaatgtataccctacaaagtaaaagaaatgctagttttaagaattaaaaaaatacaagtacatATCGGAACTCAACTTTCGTAAATCGCATTTCGCTTCTCAACATAGCAACGACTGGCATAGAAATATAGAAATTGGCACGCATAGTTTTCAGTACCAAAACAGTTTGGTTGACACCGAAACGAACCTTTCAAACGAGCCTCGTCATATGGACGCCAAACGTTTTAGTCCAATCGAATGACTGTTCCGAGTTCGCAGCCCTGTTGTAGACACAAAACGCAGAGAAGGAAATACAGTAAGCTTCGTCAGTGAAACGTACGTACTACTGATTGAATACCATTTCAAATAATTGTTATAATATACGTTATATGCTACGTTTATAGACAGATACTAAAAAAGACGTGATATATACTTTAAACTGCTTCCCAAATCTTTGGCGCGTCTTCTGTTTACTAAAGCGGCCGTTTGTTATTTTAATCGGCATAAGACTGCATGTAGGTTATTTGCAAAAGTTCTTCTTGCTCCTTCAACTGGATAAAAACGATAACAagattcttttttaattatttcttcttcttcttcttcttcttcttcttcgttttgttttgggttggtGGCAAACAACTCTTGGTACATTACTGCCACCTTGTGAAATggaggtgt
The Festucalex cinctus isolate MCC-2025b chromosome 18, RoL_Fcin_1.0, whole genome shotgun sequence genome window above contains:
- the tiprl gene encoding TIP41-like protein, which codes for MMISHGFKSSKKDFTFGPWRVTTAKNHIMKSKDIERLTEELNLRALPEMLFGDNVLRIQHNDGFGIEFNAIDALKRINNSDDTLQVACAQQWQESRVVSEHSQEVVRPYDWTFTTDYRGTLIGEEMQMKVTETTERINLEKLRAREQIVFFDEVLLFEDELHDHGVSMISVKIRVMPTSFFTLLRFFLRVDGVLIRINDTRLYHEAGQKYMLREFCTRESNIAELKNVPTSLYTDPNEIAQHLTFKLRQCEKLELPEAVHENL